The DNA segment TTCCTTTAGCAAAAAAATTGATACCAACAGCCGAGAGTTACTCATTAGGCAAATTGGTTAAGTCTTTGGGAATCCCACTGGTAGACCAACATCGTGCCTCGGGAGACGCTCGTGCGACCTTGGAATTATTCAAATTATTGATGATCAAAGACAAAGATTCGGAGATTATTCAGCAACATCATGATGAAGTTAATGCAAAAACCTATCAAAATAAAATCCGTGATCTGACTCAGGATTTACCAGCTGAAAAAGGTATTCTATATTTTCAAAATAAAGAAGGTTTTATTATCTATTCTGAGTTTGTAGACGACCTAAATAAATCAGCCAAAAGTATATTTCATTCAAAATCAAAAAGATGGGAATCTATGCAGGAAGAAGTTGAGCAGATTTACTTTGATATAACAGGAAGTAATATTCTCGCAAAATTGTTAATGAAAACGAAAGGTTTAAAGAAAAAAGAATCTTTAACTTTTGGTCTTTACCATAAAAAAGGCCATTATTTCGTTGATAAAATTGCACAACAACAGACGGAAAAACCATTATTAAAATTTAAATCATTTACGCAAGGATCGAAAGCGGTGAGCTTCATCAATACAAAACCAGACTTACAACAAGTTAGAAATCTGCAACAACTATTAACCATTAACAAAAATGATGAGCTTTGGATCTCTGCAGGAAGAGTATTGGGAGAAAAATCCTTTTTACTTTTTGAAAAGGGAAAATTAAGTGCTTACGGTTTTTATGAGCTTTATACCCAGATTGAATCCTTGAAAAAGTTAGACCACCTGAAAATAGTTATTGATTTCCCCGTTACCGATATAATAAATGACTTAAAATTAGGACTTCTCTGCGGAGATTTCGAAATAATTGCAACTCCTTCAAAATAAATAGTATAGATTTAAATAAAAAAAATTATTTTTGATAAAAATTTAGAATAAGCAAAGTGAAAGTTCTTACATCTATAAAAAAGGTTACTGCAAAAGGGAAAAAGTTTTTCTCTAAAGCAATCGATGTGGATTAAGGGCTCGTATTTTAACAATATTTGTAAAGCAGGCTCTTTTTAAGGTCTGCTTTTTTTAATTTAATAAAACAACGTAATATGACTGATAAACATTTAATTAAAATCGCCGAGGAATTCGGAACCCCAACTTATGTATATGATGCAGAGAGCATTAAAAACCATTATGAAAAGCTAACATCCTCTTTTCATAAAAGTACACGGTTTTTCTATGCTGCTAAATCACTGACGAACATTAATATTCTAAAATATATAAAGAGTTTGGGTGCAGGTTTAGATTGTGTTTCTATCAATGAAGTCAAATTAGGTCTAAAAGCAGGTTATACCCCGAACAAAATCCTGTTCACTCCCAACTGTGTTGATCTATTCGAAATTGAGGAGGCAATGCAACTGAAAGTTCATATCAATATCGATAACATCTCCATTCTAGAACAGTTTGGTAACAAATACGGCAACAGCTATCCTATTTTTGTAAGAATCAATCCTCACATTTATGCGGGTGGAAATCATAAAATATCAACAGGCCATATCGATTCTAAATTTGGTATTTCTATCCACCAGCTTCGTCATATCGAAAGAGTAATGAAGTCGACCAACCTTCTGGTTGAAGGACTTCATATGCATACCGGAAGTGAAATAAAAGATACAGATGTTTTCTTGCAAGGTCTAGAAATTATGTTTGATCTGGCGGTACATTTTCCGGATTTAAAATACATCGATATGGGTAGCGGTTTCAAAGTACCGTACCAGGAGGGAGATTTGGAAACCGATGTGAAAACATTAGGAAAAAAAGTAGAAAAAGCACTAGCAGATTATCATCAGGAAAGCGGCCGAAAATTTGAATTGTGGTTTGAACCCGGAAAATATCTAGTGAGTGAAAGTGGCCATTTCCTGGTAAAATCGAACGTTATCAAACAAACAACTGCTACGGTTTTCGTGGGAATTAATTCCGGTTTCAATCATTTAATCCGCCCGATGTTTTACGATTCTCATCATATTATTGAAAATCTATCCAACCCAAAAGGTGCTGAAAGAATTTATACCGTTGTGGGGAACATCTGTGAAACAGATACTTTTGCATGGGACAGAAAATTAAATGAAGTTCGGGAAAGTGATATTTTGGTTTTTAGAAATGCAGGAGCTTATGGATTTGAAATGAGTTCAAATTTTAATTCCCGTTTAAAACCTGCGGAAGTTTTGTTTCTGGATGGGAAAGCACATTTGATCAGAAAAAGAGAAGAATTTGAAGATCTGTTGAAAAACCAAATTGAAGTCATATAAGTGCCAATTTCAATTAAGAAAGCAGATTTTCTATTTTAAAATCAACTATATAAAAGCAAAAATCCGATATTTGATATCGGATTTTGCATTTTGACAAATTGTAAAATTTATCAGCTATGGTTATTCGTATTTTTCAGTAACAAATTAGAAATCTTATCCAAATCTTAAAGAAATGACATTTGTTTTCACTTTCTCTATAAATTTCTGACCTGACCCTAAATTCACTAAATCCACGACTTGCTGGGGTCTACAAAAATAAACCTTCAGAAACTATTATCCGATTTATATTTCGGTCACGTTGTTTCACAGATAGATACCCCTTCGATCTTGATTAGAGAAAGATTCTTCTTTATGCTACCATAACAGAAATTCTTTAAACGTCATCCAGAAACCCACTCACGTTTTTATTCCGATCACTGCCATTCTGTCATAGGAATTTGTATCTTTGCATTCCCATTTTGTTTTTTAAATCTAAAATTCAAAATCTAAAATTTTATCAAGGTGCAAGAAAAATATATAGACGAAACGAAACAAGGCGAAGCGTTTGGCATCGCCGAAAAACCCGAAAACTCTAAAAAATTATTTTTAGAAAGTTATGGTTGCCAAATGAATTTCTCTGATTCTGAGATTGTTGCTTCAATTCTTAATGAACAAGGTTACAATACTACTTTACTACCGGAAGAAGCAGATTTAATTCTATTAAATACCTGCTCGATCCGAGAAAAAGCAGAACAAACGGTAAGAATGCGACTTGCACAATTCAAAAATCTGAAGAAAGAAAAACCAAATTTAACCGTCGGCGTTCTGGGTTGCATGGCCGAACGTTTGAAAACTAAATTTTTAGAAGAAGAACAGTTAGTTGATCTGGTTGTTGGACCGGATGCATACAGAGATTTACCCAATCTATTAAAAGAAACAGAAGGAGGCCGAGATGCCATCAACGTTATTTTATCGAAAGATGAAACTTACGCAGATATTAATCCTGTTCGTTTAGGTGGAAATGGAGTTACAGCTTTTGTAACAATCACCAGAGGTTGCGATAATATGTGTACATTTTGCGTGGTGCCATTTACTCGAGGTCGTGAGCGCAGCCGCGATCCACATTCTATTATTAAAGAGTGCGAAGATCTTTGGAACAATGGCTACAGAGAAATTACCCTTCTTGGTCAAAACGTAGATTCTTATTTATGGTTTGGTGGAGGTGCTAAAAAAGACTTTAAAAAAGCAACTGAAATGCAACAGTTAACAGCGGTAAATTTCGCTCAGTTGATGGAAATGGTTGCAATTGCAGTTCCCAAAATGAGAATCAGATTCTCCACCTCCAACCCTCACGATATGAGTACCGAAGTATTCAAAGTGATGGCCAAATATGATAATATCTGCAAATACGTTCACCTCCCGGTACAAAGTGGAAGTGATAGAATGTTGGAAAAAATGAACCGCCAGCATACCCGTGCAGAATATTTGACTTTAATTAATAAAGCAAAAGAACTCATTCCTGAAGTTTCTTTTTCACAGGATATGATCATCGGATTTTGTGGAGAAACAGAAGAAGATCACCAGTTAACATTAAGCTTAATGCGAGAAGTAGAGTACGACTATGGTTATATGTTCTCTTATTCTGAAAGACCAGGAACTCCCGCAGAAAAAAGAATGGAAGATGATATTCCAGCTGATGTTAAACAAAGAAGATTGGCGGAAGTCATCGCTTTACAAGGCGAACTTTCCCGAAAAAGAATGCAGGGTTATGTGGGCAGAAATCACGAAGTTTTAATTGAAGGAACTTCCAGAAAGAATGAAAACCAGTGGAAAGGGCGTAATTCCCAAAATGCTGTTTGTGTTTTTGATAAACTCGAGGGTCAGAAATTAGGTGATCTTGTGACCGTTTTCGTTCATGGAAATACGCAGGGAACACTTTTAGCGAGAACAGTGTAGCCAATATTTACATCAAATTTTTCGAAAAAAATTGATATTCACTGTGCTTTTTAAAATGCACATTATACCAAGAAAAAATGACAGATTTACAATCCATAAAGACACGCTTCGGAATTATCGGAAATTATCCGGTGCTAAACCGTGCTTTGCAGAAAGCAATTCAGGTAGCACCAACAGATATCTCTGTTTTGGTGATGGGAGAAAGTGGTGTGGGAAAAGAATTTATCCCCAAAATAATCCATGGTGAGTCCCGAAGAAAACATCAACCCTATATCGTTGTAAACTGTGGTGCAATCCCCGAAGGAACCATAGACTCAGAATTATTTGGCCACGAAAAGGGAGCCTTTACCGGTGCAACTTCTACTCGAAAAGGATATTTCGAAGTTGCAGATGGCGGAACGATCTTTTTAGATGAAGTGGGTGAACTGCCTTTGCAAACGCAAGTGCGATTGCTTAGAGTTTTAGAAAGTGGCGAATTTATGAAAGTTGGCTCTTCACAAGTTCAAAAAACAAATGTTCGGATCGTTGCAGCAACCAATGTCAATATGATGAGTGCCATTAATGATGGAAGATTTCGTGAAGATTTGTATTATCGATTGAACACGGTACAAATCGACATGCCGGCATTGCGGGAAAGAAAAGGAGATATTCATTTGCTCTTTAGAAAGTTTGCAATTGATTTTGCAGAAAAATACAGAATGCCAGAATTGGTTTTAAGTGACGATGCAGTTAACTATTTAGAAAATTATGCGTTCCCAGGGAACGTTCGGCAGTTGCGAAATCTGGTTGAACAAATGACTGTTGTAGAACAGGACCGAAGTATAAACTCGGTAAAATTAGCCGAGTACATTCCCATGCAATCAAAGCTCCCGGCAGTGATTCAGAAAGGAGGTGGTATCTCATCGAACGAATTTAATTCTGAAAGAGAAATCATGTACAAAATCCTGTTTGACATGAGAAATGACCTCAATGATTTAAAATCACTAACTTCGGAATTGATTAAAAACAGAGGAAACGCCGATTTTAGCCATCAAGAAAAAAATCTGATGAACCGCGTTTTCACGCCGGATGCTTCAACTCAGAATCCAAACTCGATGCTCTATTTTGAAAATCAAAACCAATATCAAAATCCTACCATTATTTCCAAAAACGACGAAGAATATGATGATGTAGAAGATATTGAAATTGAAGAAACAAAAGCAGATTCTCTTTCCTTACAAAACAATGAAAGAGAACTAATTGTAAAAGCTTTAGATAAGCACAAAGGGAGAAGAAATAAAGCGGCGGATGAATTGGGGATTTCCCAAAGAACACTTTACAGAAAAATAAAACAATATAATTTAGAAGACTAATGAAGAAATTTCAGCGCGAAAATTCCGAAATCAAGAATAGTCTGAAAATACTTTCTTTTTTCGCTCTTTTTTTACTGTTCACGGGATGCTATTCTTTTACGAATGTCAATTTAGACAGTCGGTATGAAACTATTCAGATCAAGGATTTTCCTAATAATTCGGCATTGATGAACCCTAATTTGGCTCAGCAATTTTCGACTGATATTCAAAACAGGTTCTTGCAGAGAGCCAATTTAAAAGGAACTACCGAAAAACCTCATATTTTAATTGAGGGTGAGATCACAGACTATGCAATTACGCCCACAACTATTTCATCTTCGGTGAACGCACCAGGCGGAAACATTCAGGCAGCTCAAAATAAACTGACCATTACAGTCAAGGTACACTATGAAAATTCAATAGAGCCAGAAAAAAGTTTTGACAGAGTATATTCTGATGAGGCTGTTTTCAGTAGCGATTTAGATATTAACACCATCGAAACTTCACAAGTTAAATTGGTGAATGAGAGAATTATCAATAAAATTTTTAATGATATTGTAGCCAATTGGTAAGATGAACGGAAGAATTTTAGAACTAGCAAGAAACCCAGCATTATTTCAAATCAACGATTTGGAATTACTGAATAGTGAGATTCAGAAGCACCCCTATATCCAAAGCTTACGTGCTTTGCACTTACTGGGAACCCATCGGTTAAAGCCCGAGAATTACTCAAACGAACTTTCTATAACTGCAGCTTATACGACTGATAAAAAAATACTGTATCAACTCATTAATTCAGTTGAAGAAAAAACAACGCCGGTAGAAACCGCTCCAGAAGTAGAAGCTAAACAACCAGAGCCGACAAAAGAACCAGAAGATAAGTTTTGCGAAATTAAATCGAATCCGATTGAAGCTCCAACACCCGTTTTCATTAATGGAGAATTAAACCGAATACTTTTTGAAGGAGAAGAAGACTTTCTGGACAGAGAACCAGACAGTATAGATTTGGAATCTACCATTGAGTCTGGACAACTGGTAACTCAAAAACCGGATCAGGTAAATACATCTGCAGCCAATACAGAAGAAGTACAAAACTTATCTATTGATTCTGAAGCTGAAAATATACTTAAAGAAGAGATCATTAAAGAAAATCCTGGTATAGAAGATCAATCTAAAGTTGAACAGACACCTGAAATTAATTTACCAGAGGTAAATAGGGAAGAAAACTCGAAAATCACGAATACAGATAACGATAATGAGTTTTCTGAAATGCCCGTTGTAGAAAACTTTAGTCCTGAAAAAATTGTTAAAGAAGAAGAAATTGAAGAGGATAAACAGGTCATAAAAAAGGCTGAAAATGTAAGCTTTCATGAAGTAGAAGAGTTACTACCAAAAGTAGAACTTGATAACGAGGAAAAAAAGACAGAAAACGAGGAAAAGCAAAAATTCACTGAATCCGCTGATGCTGAAAACTTTAGCAAAGAAGAAATTGTAGTAGAAGAAAATATTTCCGAAGAACAACCAGTTGTTGAAGATTCCTCTGAACTAAGCTTTCACGCAATGGATGAATTCTTACCAGAGGTGAAAATTACTGTAAACGCTGAAAAGTCGGAAATTCAGGAAGCTCCAAAACCTTCAGTGAACAAACATGAGGAGGAAATGAAACGCTTAATTGCCGAAGTAGAGGCCAAAGTAAAAGCTGCAAAAAAACCGACTACCAATTCTAATGAAGATGATCAGATTCCTGCAAATGCAGATGTTAATTTTGGTGAAACTCAAAGTTTTGACATTAAGAAAGAAGACAAACCAACTGATAGAATAGAAGAACTTATAGTTAAGGGCACTCAACAGAAGAAAGAACAAATTCAAGAAGAAAAATCTCCCATAAAGGAACAGCAAGCAGCAGCAAGTATTGATTCAGTTGTAAAAGAAGCAAAATCGGCATGGAAACCGATGTCCTTTTCAGCGAACACGCCGGATGCTCTTATTTCAAAAAAGAATCAAGAAATTCCAGTAAAAAAAGAAGAAATTTCAACTGGAATTATCGAGACTGGAAAAAAGGCAGAAACTGAAGCTAACAAAAACCAAGAAACTCAATCGATGGAAAGAACTGCTTTTAATGTTTCTTTCTTTTCGGAAAATGTATCTCCTTTAAGTGAAGAGGAAAACCAAAATCATAAAATAACCGCAGAGAAATCTAAGGTTGAAGAGCTCGTCAATAGCAATGTTCCTACTTTTATAAATACTTGGCAAAATTGGTTGAAAATTAATCGCACAGAAGGTCAGACAAAAGAAAAATTAGAGATCTCGATCACAGAGATCAAGAATAAAGTCATTGAAAATTTTATCGAAAAAGAACCTCGGATCTCCAAATTAAAAGATGAGTCAGATTTCGTGATCAAAGAAAAAAATGATGACATTTCGCATTTGATGACTGAGACGCTAGCAAATCTGTATATAGAGCAAAAACTATACGCCAAGGCAATTAAAGCCTTCGTAATTCTTTCGAAAAAACATCCAAAAAAGAAAGCATATTTCGAAGAGAAAATAAAGGAAATTAAAGAATTGCGCCAAAATAAGTAAAAAAAATAAAGCCGTTTCATAACCAAATGAAACGGCTTTTCTTATTGTTTTCTGATGATCTCCTATCCGAGAATGATGCCCAAACATTTCAATATCAAAGGGTGAACTGAATACGGTGAAGGCTTTCTTTCATTCTATATCTTTTCGATCAACCGCTTGAACCTTAATAATTTTTGCGCTCCGATCTGTTTTAATGTTTCTAAATTTCCGCCAGAGCTTTTTTCCTAATATCAATACAATCACAACTAAAATGATCGTAGCAATAAAGGCGATGACCGGAGCTGCTAACGCAAGAAACGACATAATCCCTGCACCAGCAGTTTCAGTTGTTGCCACAACCGAGTTGCCCAGTCCTCCTGTAGTAGCTGTAGACGCAACCCGTGTTCCGGCAAAACCAGAACTGATCGCTGCGGCTGTTCCTCCTCCTGCAATCAAAGCCAAAGCCCATTGTGGAAAAGTTCCCATATCTGCAAATTGACTAGCGAACATTACGGAACCGGCAACCGTTGCAAGCGGTACTGAAATTGTATCTAAAAGATGATCAATAAATGGAATGTAATACGCCATAATCTCAACAATCGTAGCAATTGCAGTAGTGATCAAAACCGGCAAGCCTGCTAACCACTGAAAACTTTCATTCATGGGAATCCATCCTAGATAAGATGCAAGACTCACGGCAAACATAGGTAAGAAAACCCGAAATCCTGTTGCAGCAGCTAAACCAATGCCCATAAAGGCACTGAGTAGATAAGGTAAATACGGTATAGTATCCAGCATCTTTTTTTAATCTAAAATAATTTATAATTCAAATTTACAAAAAGCATTGAAATTTTACGTAATTTATTTAACTGATTCACAAAGCTTTAAGAAATTTTCTTCTACGATCTTGAAATGTTCAGGTTCTTTACTGGAAATCCAAAAGACCATAGACAACGAATTTGAGCCAAACTTACTAACAAACAGGTCTTTATTTAATCGATAGCATTCCCGCAACAATCTCTTAATTCTGTTACGATCGTGGGCTTTTTTAAAATGCTTTTTAGACACAGAAACTCCAACCTTTTGGTTGTCAAAAGTAAAATCTTCTTGTGGTTTTTTATCTAAATTAAGCGTAATAATTCTAATATTCTCACAAGTCTTCCATTTCCCTTTTTCGAAAAGAAGACCTATTTCTTTCTTATGTTTCAGTTTTTCTTCTCTCGGAAATTTGAAATCACTCATCTTTTTTTATTAAATAATTAATGACTTCCGCAGCAGCATACAAACCAAAGATCGCTGGTATATAACTGATCGTACCATAAAAAGATCTTTTAAAATTCGTTCCATCTGTTAATTTTAAACTTTCTTCATCCTGAATTTCAGAAGAAAAAACACAACGTACGCCTTTATCTATATTTTCCTTCTTCAAGCGTTTTCTAACTTGTTTGGCAAGATGGCAACTTTGCGTTTTGTGAATATCGCGAACCAACACTTTGGCGGGGTCCATTTTCCCACCAGCTCCCATACAGCTTACGATTTTCACTTTTCGCCTTCTGGCGCTCAAAATAAGATTAACTTTTGGCGAAACACTATCAATACAATCCAGAACATAATTGAACGTTTGATTTTCAAAAATAGCTTCCATATCCTCAGGATGGAGAAATTGATTAATTTCTGTTAGATCCAAATTTGGATTTATATCTAAAAGCCGTTCGCCTACCAATTCAACTTTCGGTTTTCCAATCGTAGAATTTAAGGCTGGCAACTGTCGGTTGATGTTGGTCATGTCAACCGTATCTCCATCAACAATAGTCATTTTACCAACTCCTGCTCTCGCTAAAAATTCGGCAGCGAAGGAGCCAACACCACCTAAACCTACCACTAAAAGATTTGCTTTTTGCAGTTTATGTAAGCCGCTTTCCTTAATCAGCAATTCTGTTCTTTCGAGCCAGTCGTTATTCATTTTAAAGGGGAATATTAAAAATTTTTAGATTTTCTTCAATTTGTTTAATGAGATTTTCTATTTTTATATTTTTCAAATCTGCTACTTTTTGATAAATTAATTGAAGATCAATATCAGAATCATCGGTCTCTAGAAATAATTTTTCGCAGGGAAAATCTTTTACAAATTCCTGCAAATTTACATTTTGCAAAACGGATTTTCCAAAACTTAAATAAAAATCATGTTTTTGTAATTCTACACCAATGGATTTTCTTTTGTTATAGCCGTGAATCACCATTGGAACCTTTGCCATCTTTTTAAAATGAAGCAACTGCGAAAACCTTCGAACACAATGAATAATTAAAGGTTTGTTTCTTTCATTGGCCAGTTCAATCTGCCACTTAAATATTTTTTCCTGTACTTCATCTTCAATTTTACTCAAACCATCTAAACCGCATTCCCCGATTGCTAAACACCTCGAAAGTTGAGTGACCTCCGATAACCACTCAAATTGCAGTTCGGTAATACCCTCACTTAAAGCAGGATGAATCCCTGCAGAATAACAACCGTCTGGTGGTGTTTGGTTCAAATGAAGATTATAAATCCCCGAATGCTTCGTTAATTGATGATGGTGAAAATCAAAAAAAGTCATTCTCAAAAATAGGTAAAAAAGTCAAAAACCGTCGTTAAACGTTTGTTTCAAATTGTGTTAAATTTTTCTTAACTTTACTTCAAACTATTCCTGTATGAAGAAGAAATTTACTGAAAAACAAATCCACATTTTAAATGTTGCGGAGAAATTGATCGCAAAGAAAGGGTTTGAAGGAACCTCAGTAAGAGATATTTCTTCGAATGCGAACATTAATGTTGCAATGATCTCCTATTACTTTGGATCAAAAGAAAAGATGATGTCGTACCTTTATCGGTATCGCGTGCAAAAAACCAGAGAGAGTTTTGCGGAATTTGCAGAAGTGATCCGGGAGGGCAAACCAGAGATGCAGATGAAAGAACTGGTTAAGTATGTCGTAACACAACTTTTCAAGTTCAATTATTTCCACGGTTTTGTAACACAGGAATTACGGCACACGGAACATTTAAAAGAAGATCTACTGGAGTTTTATACCACTTTCACTTCCAAAATTGACGACGTAATTAAAAAAGGAGTTACTTCTGGAGTATTTACAAACGCTCCGAAACCAGAAGATATTCTTACCTTAATTGTAG comes from the Chryseobacterium sp. SNU WT5 genome and includes:
- a CDS encoding PolC-type DNA polymerase III; amino-acid sequence: MYSVIDIESNGAGFRKESIIEIAVYKYDGHHIVDQFISLVNPESDITPFVQRLTNISPKMVKNAPKFHEIAKRVVEITQNTTLVGHNIEFDYRMLRQEFKRLGYEFKINTVDTIPLAKKLIPTAESYSLGKLVKSLGIPLVDQHRASGDARATLELFKLLMIKDKDSEIIQQHHDEVNAKTYQNKIRDLTQDLPAEKGILYFQNKEGFIIYSEFVDDLNKSAKSIFHSKSKRWESMQEEVEQIYFDITGSNILAKLLMKTKGLKKKESLTFGLYHKKGHYFVDKIAQQQTEKPLLKFKSFTQGSKAVSFINTKPDLQQVRNLQQLLTINKNDELWISAGRVLGEKSFLLFEKGKLSAYGFYELYTQIESLKKLDHLKIVIDFPVTDIINDLKLGLLCGDFEIIATPSK
- the lysA gene encoding diaminopimelate decarboxylase, with translation MTDKHLIKIAEEFGTPTYVYDAESIKNHYEKLTSSFHKSTRFFYAAKSLTNINILKYIKSLGAGLDCVSINEVKLGLKAGYTPNKILFTPNCVDLFEIEEAMQLKVHINIDNISILEQFGNKYGNSYPIFVRINPHIYAGGNHKISTGHIDSKFGISIHQLRHIERVMKSTNLLVEGLHMHTGSEIKDTDVFLQGLEIMFDLAVHFPDLKYIDMGSGFKVPYQEGDLETDVKTLGKKVEKALADYHQESGRKFELWFEPGKYLVSESGHFLVKSNVIKQTTATVFVGINSGFNHLIRPMFYDSHHIIENLSNPKGAERIYTVVGNICETDTFAWDRKLNEVRESDILVFRNAGAYGFEMSSNFNSRLKPAEVLFLDGKAHLIRKREEFEDLLKNQIEVI
- the miaB gene encoding tRNA (N6-isopentenyl adenosine(37)-C2)-methylthiotransferase MiaB, with product MQEKYIDETKQGEAFGIAEKPENSKKLFLESYGCQMNFSDSEIVASILNEQGYNTTLLPEEADLILLNTCSIREKAEQTVRMRLAQFKNLKKEKPNLTVGVLGCMAERLKTKFLEEEQLVDLVVGPDAYRDLPNLLKETEGGRDAINVILSKDETYADINPVRLGGNGVTAFVTITRGCDNMCTFCVVPFTRGRERSRDPHSIIKECEDLWNNGYREITLLGQNVDSYLWFGGGAKKDFKKATEMQQLTAVNFAQLMEMVAIAVPKMRIRFSTSNPHDMSTEVFKVMAKYDNICKYVHLPVQSGSDRMLEKMNRQHTRAEYLTLINKAKELIPEVSFSQDMIIGFCGETEEDHQLTLSLMREVEYDYGYMFSYSERPGTPAEKRMEDDIPADVKQRRLAEVIALQGELSRKRMQGYVGRNHEVLIEGTSRKNENQWKGRNSQNAVCVFDKLEGQKLGDLVTVFVHGNTQGTLLARTV
- a CDS encoding sigma-54 interaction domain-containing protein; the protein is MTDLQSIKTRFGIIGNYPVLNRALQKAIQVAPTDISVLVMGESGVGKEFIPKIIHGESRRKHQPYIVVNCGAIPEGTIDSELFGHEKGAFTGATSTRKGYFEVADGGTIFLDEVGELPLQTQVRLLRVLESGEFMKVGSSQVQKTNVRIVAATNVNMMSAINDGRFREDLYYRLNTVQIDMPALRERKGDIHLLFRKFAIDFAEKYRMPELVLSDDAVNYLENYAFPGNVRQLRNLVEQMTVVEQDRSINSVKLAEYIPMQSKLPAVIQKGGGISSNEFNSEREIMYKILFDMRNDLNDLKSLTSELIKNRGNADFSHQEKNLMNRVFTPDASTQNPNSMLYFENQNQYQNPTIISKNDEEYDDVEDIEIEETKADSLSLQNNERELIVKALDKHKGRRNKAADELGISQRTLYRKIKQYNLED
- a CDS encoding LptE family protein, coding for MKKFQRENSEIKNSLKILSFFALFLLFTGCYSFTNVNLDSRYETIQIKDFPNNSALMNPNLAQQFSTDIQNRFLQRANLKGTTEKPHILIEGEITDYAITPTTISSSVNAPGGNIQAAQNKLTITVKVHYENSIEPEKSFDRVYSDEAVFSSDLDINTIETSQVKLVNERIINKIFNDIVANW
- a CDS encoding DUF4126 domain-containing protein — its product is MLDTIPYLPYLLSAFMGIGLAAATGFRVFLPMFAVSLASYLGWIPMNESFQWLAGLPVLITTAIATIVEIMAYYIPFIDHLLDTISVPLATVAGSVMFASQFADMGTFPQWALALIAGGGTAAAISSGFAGTRVASTATTGGLGNSVVATTETAGAGIMSFLALAAPVIAFIATIILVVIVLILGKKLWRKFRNIKTDRSAKIIKVQAVDRKDIE
- the rnpA gene encoding ribonuclease P protein component gives rise to the protein MSDFKFPREEKLKHKKEIGLLFEKGKWKTCENIRIITLNLDKKPQEDFTFDNQKVGVSVSKKHFKKAHDRNRIKRLLRECYRLNKDLFVSKFGSNSLSMVFWISSKEPEHFKIVEENFLKLCESVK
- a CDS encoding ThiF family adenylyltransferase, with the protein product MNNDWLERTELLIKESGLHKLQKANLLVVGLGGVGSFAAEFLARAGVGKMTIVDGDTVDMTNINRQLPALNSTIGKPKVELVGERLLDINPNLDLTEINQFLHPEDMEAIFENQTFNYVLDCIDSVSPKVNLILSARRRKVKIVSCMGAGGKMDPAKVLVRDIHKTQSCHLAKQVRKRLKKENIDKGVRCVFSSEIQDEESLKLTDGTNFKRSFYGTISYIPAIFGLYAAAEVINYLIKKDE
- a CDS encoding TatD family hydrolase, which codes for MTFFDFHHHQLTKHSGIYNLHLNQTPPDGCYSAGIHPALSEGITELQFEWLSEVTQLSRCLAIGECGLDGLSKIEDEVQEKIFKWQIELANERNKPLIIHCVRRFSQLLHFKKMAKVPMVIHGYNKRKSIGVELQKHDFYLSFGKSVLQNVNLQEFVKDFPCEKLFLETDDSDIDLQLIYQKVADLKNIKIENLIKQIEENLKIFNIPL
- a CDS encoding TetR/AcrR family transcriptional regulator, with translation MKKKFTEKQIHILNVAEKLIAKKGFEGTSVRDISSNANINVAMISYYFGSKEKMMSYLYRYRVQKTRESFAEFAEVIREGKPEMQMKELVKYVVTQLFKFNYFHGFVTQELRHTEHLKEDLLEFYTTFTSKIDDVIKKGVTSGVFTNAPKPEDILTLIVGSSLFVIRNKNFYELYVSGQEENYLEEAEKKIMANLLVTVFSLIGYQTD